In Methanofollis sp. UBA420, one DNA window encodes the following:
- a CDS encoding cysteate synthase, producing MMRPYTLLCPDCGETVEDHYTLSCPSGCRALIRTVYRKKTLDLRDEPGVFRFADWLPVEGTIKAAAGPVTFRSTALARDLGLRDLWIGFSGYWPEKGGRVLTCSFKELEALPTLVRVRETARGRTLVVASAGNTGRAFCQTAALTGMPVVVVVPETAASRLWTTVETDRVCLVTVDGDYADAIAVANGLCSVQGLIPEGGAKNVARRDGMGTVMLDAAVTLGRVPDHYVQAVGSGTGGIAAWEASMRLIGDGRFGDRLPRLHLAQNAPFVPMVRAWLAGRREILPEEDMPDARASIAAVYSDVLTNRGPPYGVGGGVFDALTATGGSMYSVENRDAEDAGRHFADAEGIDLDPAAAVAVAALRQAVESGEIGRTDTVLLNITGGGYRRVAEEHERYRIEPAFRVAPDVDAAVLGARVLGQVRNRA from the coding sequence ATGATGCGACCGTACACACTTCTTTGCCCCGACTGTGGGGAAACTGTCGAGGACCACTACACACTCTCCTGCCCCTCGGGTTGCAGGGCCCTCATCCGCACCGTATACCGGAAAAAAACCCTCGACCTCAGGGACGAACCCGGCGTCTTCAGGTTCGCCGACTGGCTCCCGGTCGAGGGGACGATCAAGGCCGCCGCGGGCCCGGTCACCTTCCGCTCCACCGCTCTTGCCCGAGATCTTGGCCTCAGGGATCTCTGGATCGGTTTTTCCGGTTACTGGCCCGAGAAGGGGGGGAGGGTCCTCACCTGCTCCTTCAAGGAACTCGAAGCCCTCCCGACGCTGGTGCGGGTGCGGGAGACGGCCCGCGGCCGGACTCTCGTCGTCGCCTCCGCGGGGAACACCGGCCGCGCCTTCTGCCAGACCGCGGCCCTGACCGGGATGCCGGTCGTCGTCGTGGTGCCGGAGACGGCCGCCTCCCGCCTCTGGACGACGGTGGAGACCGATAGGGTCTGCCTGGTCACGGTGGACGGCGACTATGCCGACGCCATCGCGGTGGCGAACGGCCTCTGCTCGGTCCAGGGGTTGATCCCTGAGGGCGGGGCAAAGAACGTCGCCCGGAGGGACGGCATGGGCACGGTGATGCTCGACGCCGCGGTCACCCTCGGCCGGGTCCCCGACCACTATGTCCAGGCTGTCGGGAGTGGGACCGGGGGTATCGCCGCCTGGGAGGCGTCGATGCGGCTTATCGGCGACGGCAGGTTCGGGGACCGTCTGCCGCGTCTGCACCTCGCCCAGAACGCCCCCTTTGTCCCGATGGTCAGGGCGTGGCTGGCCGGCCGGCGCGAGATCCTGCCTGAAGAGGACATGCCCGACGCACGGGCGTCAATCGCGGCGGTTTATTCTGATGTGCTGACCAATAGAGGTCCGCCTTATGGTGTCGGCGGGGGCGTCTTCGACGCCCTCACCGCGACAGGAGGATCGATGTATTCGGTGGAGAACAGGGATGCGGAGGATGCAGGGCGGCACTTTGCCGATGCCGAGGGGATCGACCTCGACCCGGCGGCCGCGGTGGCGGTGGCCGCCCTCAGGCAGGCGGTGGAGTCGGGGGAGATCGGGCGCACCGACACTGTCCTCCTCAATATCACCGGCGGCGGGTACCGGCGTGTCGCAGAGGAGCATGAGCGCTACAGGATCGAACCCGCGTTCAGGGTCGCTCCCGACGTGGACGCGGCTGTCCTCGGGGCGAGGGTTCTCGGACAGGTGAGAAACCGTGCATGA
- the comE gene encoding sulfopyruvate decarboxylase subunit beta: protein MHEEIIADLLAEKGIDLVASLPCDRAGDLCFLLTERFQTVGLMREEDGVGVSAGAVLAGKRPVVVIQSSGLGNMLNAILSLTVTFGLPLPILASWRGVYREKIPAQIPFNTRLPAILEASGIPYTVVQDAGEIGKIGEVIDDAFLHSRPHVALISPKVWEGGKCEVCRDLPPRPCRPCILGERPLPAPVTERFGAIRAIVPHLGDAAVVCNIGVPSKELYAAGDRPLTFYMLGSYTQASAIGLGLALSTERRVVVIDGDGSLLGSSILPVIAASAPKNLAVVCLDNGAFGSTGNQPTCACTGADLEVAAIAAGFPRTCTVADEGAIASALDDPSPGPAFVRVLIRPGNADVPNIPLSPAEIRDRFMAAVKGR from the coding sequence GTGCATGAAGAGATCATCGCCGACCTCCTTGCCGAAAAGGGGATCGACCTTGTCGCCTCCCTCCCCTGCGACCGCGCCGGCGACCTCTGCTTCCTCCTCACAGAGCGTTTCCAGACTGTCGGGCTGATGCGGGAGGAGGACGGCGTCGGCGTCTCTGCCGGGGCGGTGCTTGCCGGGAAGAGGCCCGTGGTCGTGATCCAGAGTTCGGGCCTCGGGAACATGCTCAACGCGATCCTCTCCCTCACCGTCACCTTCGGTCTGCCCCTCCCGATACTCGCGAGCTGGCGGGGGGTGTACAGGGAGAAGATCCCGGCCCAGATCCCCTTCAACACCCGCCTCCCCGCGATCCTCGAGGCTTCGGGCATCCCGTACACCGTCGTCCAGGACGCCGGGGAGATCGGGAAGATCGGCGAGGTGATCGACGACGCCTTCCTCCACTCCCGCCCGCACGTCGCTCTCATCTCGCCGAAGGTCTGGGAGGGAGGGAAGTGCGAGGTCTGCCGCGACCTGCCGCCGCGCCCCTGCCGCCCCTGCATCCTCGGGGAGCGTCCTCTCCCCGCGCCGGTGACGGAGAGGTTCGGGGCGATCCGGGCGATCGTCCCCCACCTCGGAGACGCCGCCGTCGTCTGCAACATCGGTGTGCCGAGCAAGGAGCTCTATGCCGCGGGCGACCGCCCGCTCACCTTCTACATGCTCGGTTCCTACACGCAGGCCTCGGCTATCGGCCTCGGCCTCGCCCTCTCGACAGAGAGGCGGGTCGTCGTCATCGACGGCGACGGCAGCCTCCTCGGCAGTTCGATCCTCCCGGTCATCGCGGCGAGCGCCCCGAAAAACCTCGCCGTCGTCTGCCTGGACAACGGCGCCTTTGGCTCCACGGGCAACCAGCCCACCTGCGCCTGCACCGGCGCCGACCTCGAAGTCGCGGCGATCGCCGCCGGATTCCCCCGGACCTGCACCGTCGCCGACGAGGGGGCAATCGCGTCGGCCCTCGACGACCCCTCGCCCGGCCCCGCCTTCGTCAGGGTGCTGATCAGGCCGGGCAACGCGGACGTCCCCAATATCCCCCTCTCCCCCGCGGAGATCAGGGACAGGTTTATGGCCGCGGTGAAGGGGCGGTGA
- the argB gene encoding acetylglutamate kinase: MRREEVLMEALPYIQHFHGKTIVIKLGGHAMVDQEMLENAIRDIVLLHYVGMRVVVVHGGGPEITEKMKALGKEPQFVGGLRITDAETLEIAQMVLVGKINDGIVSVLARCGAQGVGISGNDGNVIIAKKIANQKVKVGEEEQEVDLGYVGEIEKINPELITTLLANGYITVIAPIAIDRAGRSLNINADTAAGEIAIALNAFKLINLTDVDGVMDRERTQVYRHLRAIETEDLMTDGTIAGGMIPKIDSCVRAVKGGVSFAHVVNGNKPHTILLELFTDAGVGTMITE; encoded by the coding sequence ATGAGGCGCGAAGAGGTCCTGATGGAGGCGCTGCCCTATATCCAGCACTTCCACGGCAAGACGATCGTGATCAAGCTCGGCGGCCATGCGATGGTCGATCAGGAGATGCTCGAAAACGCGATCAGGGACATCGTCCTCCTCCACTATGTGGGGATGCGGGTCGTCGTCGTCCATGGCGGCGGCCCGGAGATCACCGAGAAGATGAAGGCCCTCGGCAAGGAGCCGCAGTTCGTCGGCGGCCTGCGGATCACCGACGCCGAGACCCTGGAGATCGCCCAGATGGTGCTGGTCGGCAAGATAAACGACGGCATCGTCTCGGTCCTGGCGCGGTGCGGCGCACAGGGGGTCGGCATCTCGGGGAACGACGGCAATGTCATCATCGCGAAGAAGATCGCCAACCAGAAGGTGAAGGTGGGCGAGGAGGAGCAGGAGGTCGACCTCGGATACGTGGGCGAGATCGAGAAGATCAACCCGGAGCTGATCACCACCCTCCTCGCGAACGGCTATATCACGGTCATCGCCCCGATCGCGATCGACAGGGCCGGCCGGAGCCTCAACATCAACGCGGACACGGCGGCCGGCGAGATCGCCATCGCTCTCAACGCTTTCAAGCTCATCAACCTCACCGACGTCGACGGCGTGATGGACAGGGAGAGAACCCAGGTCTACCGCCATCTCAGGGCGATCGAGACAGAGGATCTGATGACGGACGGCACGATCGCGGGCGGCATGATCCCGAAGATCGACTCCTGCGTCAGGGCGGTGAAAGGGGGCGTTTCTTTCGCCCATGTGGTGAACGGCAACAAGCCCCACACCATCCTCCTCGAACTCTTCACCGATGCCGGCGTCGGCACGATGATCACCGAGTGA
- the argJ gene encoding bifunctional glutamate N-acetyltransferase/amino-acid acetyltransferase ArgJ gives MKSICAVQGVEAWGIKEGKYGLAVIRAIGTAAATFTSNRVCAAPVQLMRERIAAGKLDAIVVNSGCANAYTGKRGYEDAVKMAGTAAAALGLPEDRVGVASTGVIGRYLDLERIDRQCREVAPHLVSSAEAEVAAARAIMTTDLIEKHALVRGDGFTVAGICKGSGMIAPNMGTMLAFIYTDAAIGAAELQESIRSAVRRSFNRVVVDGDESTNDCAFVTATGLAGPVDRKAFDAALEACCISLAKQIAADGEGATKMLEVRVTGAPDEAAAEQVARTVVASPLVKTAVYGEDPNWGRVVAAAGRAGVIFDPDAISLTIGEGAEETPLVKDGVIVSDLVRAKAAMHGKRVVFSLDLAAGAGAAAAWGCDLTEKYVEINGKYTT, from the coding sequence ATGAAGAGTATCTGTGCGGTTCAGGGCGTCGAAGCCTGGGGGATCAAGGAAGGGAAGTACGGGCTTGCGGTGATCCGGGCGATCGGCACCGCGGCGGCGACTTTCACCTCCAACCGGGTGTGTGCGGCCCCGGTCCAGTTGATGCGAGAGAGGATCGCGGCCGGGAAACTCGACGCGATCGTCGTCAATTCAGGATGTGCGAATGCCTACACTGGAAAGAGGGGGTATGAGGACGCCGTGAAGATGGCCGGGACCGCGGCCGCGGCCCTCGGCCTCCCGGAGGACAGGGTCGGCGTGGCGAGCACCGGTGTGATCGGGCGTTATCTCGACCTCGAACGGATAGACAGACAGTGCCGCGAGGTCGCCCCGCACCTCGTCTCGTCGGCAGAGGCCGAAGTGGCGGCGGCGCGGGCGATCATGACGACGGACCTGATCGAGAAGCACGCCCTCGTCCGGGGAGACGGCTTCACCGTCGCGGGCATCTGCAAGGGAAGCGGGATGATCGCCCCGAACATGGGGACGATGCTCGCCTTCATCTACACGGACGCGGCGATCGGGGCGGCGGAACTGCAGGAGTCAATCCGCTCCGCGGTGCGCCGGAGTTTCAACCGCGTCGTCGTGGACGGGGACGAGAGCACGAACGACTGCGCCTTCGTGACCGCAACCGGTCTCGCCGGTCCGGTGGACAGGAAGGCCTTCGATGCGGCCCTGGAGGCCTGCTGCATCTCTCTTGCGAAGCAGATCGCCGCGGACGGCGAAGGGGCGACGAAGATGCTCGAAGTGCGGGTCACTGGCGCACCCGACGAGGCGGCGGCCGAACAGGTGGCGCGGACCGTCGTCGCCTCCCCCCTCGTCAAGACCGCGGTCTACGGCGAGGACCCGAACTGGGGCCGCGTCGTCGCCGCGGCCGGCAGGGCGGGTGTCATCTTCGACCCCGACGCCATCTCCCTCACCATCGGCGAGGGCGCGGAGGAGACGCCCCTCGTCAAGGATGGGGTGATCGTCTCCGACCTGGTCAGGGCAAAGGCGGCGATGCACGGGAAGAGGGTCGTCTTCTCCCTGGACCTTGCCGCGGGCGCGGGTGCGGCCGCCGCATGGGGCTGCGACCTCACCGAGAAATACGTCGAGATCAACGGGAAGTACACCACATGA
- a CDS encoding CBS domain-containing protein, whose product MKVREIMTPDPVTIQVGDTVRHAASLLRRHDISGLPVLDGNELVGMVTEADILSLLKTGGVSEDLWLPSPFEFIEVPIREMINMEKTKAALSDVGKTPVRQVMSMPAIAIAPEDDIEKAAAVMLKEGISRLPVVEKKRLVGIVARRDIVQGLGASYEIKEE is encoded by the coding sequence ATGAAAGTACGCGAGATCATGACGCCCGACCCGGTGACGATCCAGGTCGGAGACACGGTCAGGCATGCGGCCTCCCTCCTGCGGAGGCACGACATCAGCGGCCTGCCTGTGCTGGACGGGAACGAACTGGTCGGGATGGTCACGGAGGCCGACATCCTCTCCCTCCTGAAGACCGGCGGCGTCTCCGAAGACCTCTGGCTCCCGTCGCCCTTCGAGTTCATCGAGGTGCCGATCAGGGAAATGATCAATATGGAAAAGACGAAGGCGGCCCTCTCGGACGTCGGGAAAACGCCAGTCCGCCAGGTGATGTCGATGCCCGCGATCGCCATCGCCCCTGAAGACGATATCGAGAAGGCAGCGGCCGTGATGCTGAAGGAGGGCATCTCCCGCCTGCCTGTCGTGGAGAAGAAGAGGCTGGTCGGGATTGTCGCCCGGCGCGACATCGTGCAGGGGCTTGGCGCCTCATATGAGATCAAGGAGGAATAA
- the argC gene encoding N-acetyl-gamma-glutamyl-phosphate reductase, with protein sequence MDVAIVGASGYAGGELIRLLQSHSSARVTVATSRALEGRPVADQHPHLRGYTDLPFTNPKAGDIDADFVFLAVPHTAAMNFAGTLLERGIRTVDLSADYRLPKDVYERVYGVTHTAYFKAPYGIPELHRDEVKGAKFVSNPGCFPTGATLAAAPLAKYAKYVIYDSKTGVSGAGDNPSATTHYPNVADGVNAYKWTSHRHLAEMKQELSRLGSPAHCFFTPHLVPVNRGILTTAHIILDEPMAQDKVEALYRNFYAGEHFVRLQKPTLPAVRGSNFCDIGMESEGERVVVVSAIDNLVKGAAGQAIQNMNIMCGYAEDDGLKAPACLP encoded by the coding sequence ATGGATGTCGCTATCGTTGGGGCGTCAGGCTACGCCGGCGGAGAACTGATCCGCCTTCTCCAGAGCCATTCTTCTGCCCGGGTGACGGTCGCCACCTCGAGGGCGCTGGAAGGGCGACCGGTCGCGGACCAGCACCCGCACCTGCGGGGCTACACCGATCTCCCCTTCACCAACCCGAAGGCCGGGGATATTGATGCCGATTTTGTCTTTCTTGCCGTGCCGCACACCGCGGCGATGAACTTCGCGGGAACACTCCTTGAGCGTGGGATCAGGACAGTCGACCTCTCGGCGGACTACAGGCTGCCGAAGGACGTCTACGAGAGGGTCTACGGGGTCACTCACACCGCCTATTTCAAGGCGCCGTACGGTATCCCGGAGCTCCACAGAGACGAGGTGAAAGGGGCAAAGTTCGTCTCGAACCCGGGGTGCTTCCCGACGGGTGCGACCCTTGCGGCGGCACCCCTGGCGAAGTACGCAAAATACGTCATCTACGACTCGAAGACCGGGGTCTCGGGCGCCGGCGACAACCCCTCGGCGACGACCCACTACCCGAATGTGGCCGACGGCGTGAACGCGTACAAGTGGACGAGCCACCGCCACCTTGCCGAGATGAAGCAGGAACTTTCCCGTCTCGGATCGCCTGCCCACTGCTTCTTCACCCCGCACCTGGTGCCGGTGAACAGGGGGATCCTGACGACGGCGCATATCATCCTGGACGAACCGATGGCCCAGGACAAGGTGGAGGCCCTGTACAGGAATTTCTACGCGGGCGAACACTTCGTCCGCCTCCAGAAGCCGACCCTGCCGGCCGTGCGCGGCAGCAACTTCTGCGACATCGGGATGGAGAGCGAGGGCGAACGCGTCGTCGTCGTCTCCGCTATCGACAATCTGGTCAAGGGCGCGGCAGGTCAGGCGATCCAGAACATGAACATCATGTGCGGCTACGCCGAGGACGACGGCCTGAAGGCTCCGGCGTGCCTGCCCTGA
- a CDS encoding ADP-ribosylglycohydrolase family protein, whose product MLDRFRGCMLGAAVGDALGMPGESSPMNLSHLYRGYRKAWRWHPNARLEPGQYTDDTQIMLLVASLLASGEYSEERYARDLARLCSESDLRFPDGSVMAACEHLVTQGPGMTGVNSDTAGCIPLAVPFALRYGDQVERSGRLAKACSVTHTHPAALAGAVTVACLLSATVYGARDPVSLALKTAAAEDTELGIRIRRAVALQEEGISLEAALPAIGNDVSVYQTVPIAFFLMGRYDAPENLLYVAANVGGNTDTIAFICGAYAGARYGAAALPADLLAGLENRDLIDGLARALFDATAHT is encoded by the coding sequence ATGCTCGATCGATTCAGGGGCTGCATGCTCGGGGCGGCCGTCGGGGACGCCCTCGGCATGCCTGGCGAGAGTTCGCCGATGAACCTCTCGCACCTGTACAGGGGGTACAGAAAGGCGTGGCGGTGGCACCCGAATGCCCGCCTTGAGCCGGGCCAGTACACCGACGACACCCAGATCATGCTCCTCGTCGCCTCCCTCCTTGCCTCGGGAGAGTACTCTGAGGAGAGGTACGCCCGCGACCTCGCCCGCCTCTGCTCAGAGAGCGACCTCCGCTTCCCTGACGGGTCGGTGATGGCCGCCTGCGAGCACCTGGTCACGCAGGGGCCGGGAATGACAGGCGTCAACTCGGACACGGCCGGGTGCATCCCCCTTGCCGTCCCCTTCGCCCTGCGGTACGGCGACCAGGTCGAGCGTTCAGGCCGCCTCGCGAAGGCCTGTTCCGTCACCCACACCCACCCTGCCGCCCTGGCGGGTGCGGTCACCGTCGCCTGCCTCCTCTCCGCCACCGTGTACGGCGCCCGCGACCCCGTCTCCCTCGCCCTGAAGACGGCGGCGGCCGAGGACACCGAACTCGGCATCCGCATCAGACGGGCAGTCGCCCTCCAGGAGGAGGGGATCAGCCTTGAAGCGGCATTGCCCGCCATCGGCAACGACGTCTCCGTCTACCAGACTGTCCCGATCGCATTCTTCCTGATGGGCCGGTACGACGCCCCGGAAAACCTCCTCTATGTCGCCGCCAATGTCGGCGGCAACACCGACACCATCGCCTTCATCTGCGGGGCGTACGCGGGGGCGAGGTACGGGGCCGCCGCACTGCCCGCCGACCTCCTTGCCGGCCTGGAGAACAGAGATCTGATCGACGGACTTGCGAGGGCGCTCTTCGACGCCACGGCACACACATGA
- a CDS encoding HAD-IC family P-type ATPase: MADIPDSGPLWHALSESEALLKAGSSPEGLSRGEAARRLALYGKNALPERAPPSFLTVFLRQFKSPLIFILILAGTVSFLIGDRTDALFIFAVILINAALGVVQEWKAEQSAAALRVLLRITGRVRREGRESGVPAEEIVPGDIVLLEPGSRVPADLRVLRENVLSVDESLLTGESVPAGKVADPLLPDAPLMGRANMAYAGSTVVSGRGSGVVVATGRQTEVGKIATTLSAMEMTKPPLLIRMEQFSRWVGVLVVGASAVLGVAALLRGIEPVEVFFLAVALAVSAIPEGLPVAITVALSLGVSRIATRNVVVRNLAAVEGLGSCTCIASDKTGTLTVNEQTLTQIVLPDRRRYTVLGEGYRGEGRVVAADGPPPAEADYLRLQGMVRAAVLCSEATLVRRDGDWEHYGDAIDVAFLAAAYKLGLSPETVRREEAILAEIPFEPERRYAAAFYREDGRILVALKGAPEVVIPRCPAPPHGAAEEAALLAARGFRVIAVASGEIVGGVDLPFDEGDLPPLVFLGLACFIDPLRHDAAGAVETCRQAGIRVVMVTGDHPATALAIARDLGIASSEDDLVTGKDLAGAGAPDSQAFRDLVGKAHVFSRVAPLQKSAIVEGLQGGGHYVAVTGDGVNDAPALRRANIGVAMGSGTDLAKDTASIIITDDSFSSIVAGVEGGRATYDNIRKVTYLLISTGAAEVLLFTLALLAGLPLPLLAVQLLWLNLVTNGIQDVALAFEGGEPDVMGRRPRLPGEGVFNRLMVEETLVSGSYIGITAFLLWAWLIGGGWGEDAARNVLLLFMVLMENAHAFNCRSECRSVFRIPIGRNPFLIVGVMAAQGIHILAMQVPAMQAVLGVGVAPVSLPLWLTLLAIALSLVFVMEVYKYLCRKR, from the coding sequence ATGGCCGATATCCCGGACAGTGGCCCTCTCTGGCATGCCCTGTCAGAGTCTGAGGCGCTCCTGAAAGCAGGGTCGTCACCGGAAGGTCTCTCCCGCGGGGAAGCGGCCAGACGTCTCGCCCTGTACGGGAAAAACGCCCTCCCTGAAAGGGCACCCCCCTCCTTTCTCACCGTCTTCCTCCGCCAGTTCAAAAGCCCCCTCATTTTCATTCTCATTCTCGCCGGGACCGTCTCCTTCCTGATCGGCGACCGTACGGATGCACTCTTCATCTTTGCGGTCATCCTGATCAATGCCGCCCTCGGTGTGGTCCAGGAGTGGAAGGCCGAACAGAGTGCGGCGGCCCTCCGTGTCCTCCTCAGGATCACAGGGCGGGTGCGGCGGGAGGGGAGAGAGAGCGGCGTCCCTGCCGAGGAGATCGTGCCCGGCGACATCGTCCTCCTCGAACCGGGCAGCCGCGTCCCTGCCGACCTCAGGGTCCTCAGGGAGAACGTCCTCTCTGTCGACGAGTCCCTGCTCACCGGCGAGTCGGTGCCTGCCGGCAAGGTCGCGGATCCCCTGCTCCCTGACGCCCCCCTGATGGGGCGGGCGAACATGGCCTATGCCGGGTCCACGGTCGTATCCGGGCGGGGGAGCGGGGTCGTCGTCGCCACAGGCAGGCAGACCGAGGTCGGGAAGATCGCAACGACTCTCTCCGCGATGGAGATGACGAAACCCCCCCTCCTCATCAGGATGGAGCAGTTCTCCCGCTGGGTCGGGGTGCTCGTCGTCGGTGCGAGTGCCGTCCTCGGCGTGGCCGCTCTCCTCCGGGGCATCGAACCGGTCGAGGTCTTTTTCCTGGCCGTCGCCCTCGCGGTCTCCGCGATCCCTGAGGGACTGCCTGTGGCGATCACCGTCGCCCTCTCCCTTGGCGTCAGCAGGATTGCGACGCGCAACGTCGTCGTCAGGAACCTGGCGGCGGTCGAGGGCCTGGGGAGTTGCACCTGCATCGCCAGCGACAAGACAGGGACGCTCACGGTCAACGAGCAGACCCTGACGCAGATCGTCCTCCCTGACAGACGACGCTATACGGTCCTCGGCGAGGGCTACCGCGGCGAAGGCCGGGTCGTTGCGGCGGACGGTCCGCCTCCTGCAGAGGCGGACTATCTCAGGCTGCAGGGGATGGTCAGGGCGGCCGTCCTCTGCAGCGAGGCAACTCTCGTGCGGCGGGACGGGGACTGGGAGCACTACGGCGACGCCATCGACGTGGCATTCCTTGCCGCCGCCTACAAACTTGGCCTCTCCCCGGAGACCGTGCGGAGGGAAGAGGCCATCCTGGCCGAGATCCCCTTCGAGCCAGAGCGGAGATATGCGGCCGCGTTCTACCGGGAGGACGGGAGGATCCTTGTCGCCCTGAAGGGTGCGCCCGAGGTGGTGATCCCGCGCTGCCCTGCCCCTCCGCACGGGGCCGCGGAGGAGGCCGCCCTCCTTGCGGCACGGGGCTTCCGGGTCATCGCCGTCGCTTCTGGCGAGATCGTGGGCGGTGTGGACCTCCCCTTCGACGAGGGGGACCTCCCGCCTCTCGTCTTTCTCGGCCTCGCCTGCTTCATCGACCCCCTCAGGCACGACGCGGCGGGGGCGGTGGAGACCTGCAGGCAGGCCGGGATCAGGGTGGTGATGGTAACCGGCGACCACCCGGCGACGGCCTTGGCAATCGCGCGTGACCTCGGGATTGCATCGTCTGAAGACGACCTCGTCACCGGGAAGGATCTGGCAGGGGCCGGCGCCCCGGACAGTCAGGCATTCCGCGATCTTGTTGGAAAGGCGCATGTCTTCTCCCGCGTCGCCCCCCTCCAGAAGTCAGCCATTGTGGAAGGGCTCCAGGGGGGCGGGCACTATGTCGCCGTGACCGGCGACGGCGTGAACGACGCACCGGCCCTCAGGCGGGCGAACATCGGTGTCGCCATGGGCTCGGGGACAGACCTCGCGAAGGACACCGCCTCGATCATCATCACCGACGACTCCTTCTCCTCGATCGTGGCCGGGGTCGAGGGCGGTCGGGCGACCTATGACAATATCAGGAAGGTCACCTATCTCCTCATCTCCACCGGGGCCGCCGAGGTGCTCCTCTTCACCCTTGCTCTCCTTGCCGGCCTGCCTCTCCCCCTCCTTGCCGTGCAACTCCTCTGGCTGAACCTGGTGACAAACGGTATCCAGGACGTCGCCCTCGCCTTCGAGGGCGGCGAGCCCGACGTGATGGGGCGGCGGCCGCGGCTCCCCGGGGAAGGAGTCTTCAACCGTCTGATGGTCGAGGAGACCCTTGTCTCGGGCTCGTACATCGGCATCACCGCGTTCCTCCTCTGGGCCTGGCTGATCGGCGGCGGGTGGGGGGAGGACGCGGCGCGGAACGTTCTCCTCCTCTTCATGGTCCTGATGGAGAACGCCCATGCCTTCAACTGCCGTTCTGAATGCCGGTCTGTCTTTCGCATCCCTATCGGGAGGAATCCGTTCCTTATCGTCGGCGTGATGGCGGCGCAAGGCATCCATATTCTTGCGATGCAGGTTCCGGCGATGCAGGCCGTCCTTGGTGTCGGTGTCGCCCCGGTCTCCCTCCCTCTCTGGCTCACCCTGCTTGCAATCGCCCTCTCTCTGGTCTTTGTTATGGAAGTCTACAAGTACCTCTGCCGGAAACGGTGA
- a CDS encoding cation diffusion facilitator family transporter produces MKQKTARLSVVSNTLLVVTKLAVGCAIGSVGIISEAIHSGIDLVAAGIAFLSIRKASEPADACHRFGHGKYEDFSGLIEAILIFVAAALIIREAAGTLISGNEELAMDAIGFGMAVMLLSAGVNWYVSARLMRAAKETESIALESDAWHLRTDVYTSLAMLAGLVAIRLTGLVVLDAVFALGVAVIIMKAAFDLTRRAFSDLTDHALPPEEEERIRQIICDHSSDVVDFHALRTRRAGSERFIDLHLVVSRADSLETAYDLVKHIESDIGLEFPRANVSIRVEPCPAECAHCPSICHSGKEEPDRRHGA; encoded by the coding sequence GTGAAGCAGAAGACCGCACGCCTCTCGGTCGTTTCGAACACACTCCTGGTGGTGACAAAACTCGCCGTAGGGTGTGCGATCGGATCGGTCGGCATCATCTCCGAGGCGATCCACTCCGGGATCGACCTTGTGGCCGCGGGTATTGCCTTCCTATCCATAAGAAAGGCGTCAGAGCCCGCTGACGCCTGCCACCGTTTCGGCCACGGGAAATACGAGGACTTTTCCGGCCTCATCGAGGCAATCCTCATCTTCGTGGCGGCCGCTCTCATCATCAGGGAGGCGGCAGGCACGCTTATCTCCGGAAACGAGGAGCTTGCGATGGACGCCATCGGATTTGGTATGGCCGTGATGCTCCTCTCGGCCGGCGTGAACTGGTATGTCTCGGCCCGCCTGATGCGGGCGGCGAAGGAGACCGAGTCGATCGCCCTTGAAAGTGACGCCTGGCACCTGCGGACCGACGTGTACACATCCCTTGCGATGCTTGCCGGGCTTGTGGCCATCAGGCTTACCGGCCTTGTCGTCCTCGACGCTGTCTTCGCCCTCGGCGTCGCGGTGATCATCATGAAGGCGGCCTTTGACCTGACGCGGCGGGCCTTCTCCGACCTCACCGACCATGCCCTCCCGCCCGAAGAGGAGGAGCGGATCCGGCAGATCATCTGTGACCATTCTTCGGATGTGGTGGACTTCCACGCTCTCAGGACAAGGCGGGCTGGCTCGGAGCGCTTCATCGACCTCCACCTCGTCGTCTCTCGGGCCGACAGCCTCGAGACGGCCTATGACCTGGTGAAACATATCGAGTCCGACATCGGGCTTGAGTTTCCCCGGGCCAATGTCTCAATCCGGGTCGAGCCCTGCCCGGCAGAGTGTGCGCACTGCCCCTCGATCTGTCACTCCGGCAAAGAGGAACCGGACCGGCGGCATGGCGCATGA
- a CDS encoding DUF2769 domain-containing protein — MDTFEEKVQAMKNMAPEDVQAAVEKLKSICTCPTCPSYNRCAKDGKELLFCTTGKSFMCISDEKSCICPTCPVARDMGLKYTFFCTRGAEKAQRYEHTVWGTKMV; from the coding sequence ATGGACACCTTTGAGGAGAAAGTCCAGGCAATGAAAAATATGGCGCCTGAAGACGTTCAGGCGGCAGTTGAGAAGTTGAAATCGATATGCACCTGCCCGACATGCCCGTCGTACAACCGGTGTGCAAAGGACGGAAAGGAACTCCTCTTCTGCACTACAGGGAAGAGTTTCATGTGCATCAGCGACGAGAAGAGTTGCATCTGCCCGACATGCCCGGTTGCACGGGATATGGGGCTGAAGTACACCTTCTTCTGTACTCGGGGGGCGGAGAAGGCGCAACGGTACGAACACACGGTCTGGGGAACGAAGATGGTCTGA